From Lucilia cuprina isolate Lc7/37 chromosome 4, ASM2204524v1, whole genome shotgun sequence:
GCTGTTAATATTGACTTTGGTTGCGGTTGTCTTGATTAATCAGGACATCAAtcattaaatgttgttttttttgcacGGCGCAGTGTtggtatttgtatgtttgtgaataagtttgagattttttcattaatatttttattattaattattattatttacaaattaccTGCCGGTAATGACGATATTGACAATTACACCAACAAACAGaaatgatggtgatgatgacgtTGATCTTATTCAAGgtcattttgttattgttttttgccTGTTCACTGagttttgctgctgctgttagttgttgtaattaaaattttctgctGCTGCCGATTTGACGTAGTATAATCATTGCTGATATAAAAACgacaattttatacaaacagATAAATTCATTCGACTGTGAGTGTGTGAAAATGTcgaaataattatgaaatgtgtaCAACAAATCGGAGCATACGAAATGGAATACAGGAGCATTTTACAGTAAGATACAAAAGTACTAACccaatttgttttcttattttcaatttagCTCTTATTCCTACTGTCACTgaagtattaataaaaaaatatgaaaaattataattgtttcttaaaaaaaagttatatttttaatcaGAAATTAAGTTgctggaaaaatattaatatgtactatacatatttaaatataaatttcaattattattaaaataagtacTTGTTTGGTAGGTGTACAAGTGAGCGAATTATTCACTCAGGCATTCTAGCAAAAAATATACTGTTGTTTTTGCTGAATTGCTATAATAATGTGCCACATaccacaaattaaaaatatttataatgaaatgaaatattaacTCTTTATGAACcctaaaaagataaaaaacagtgagttaaaaatatgaaaaaatataaaaaaaatcatcactTTATGCTGACATAGACataccaaaataaaatattaactctGAAATACCAGGGACTTAGACTAAACTAAGGCTGGACtaatattatacatatgtatatgtaagtatgtatgtatattgattttgcTCCACtgtgtgatttttttgtataagtattaattacgaattttcataaaatatcaaacttccctaaaaaaaataaaaaataacattaatttaatacattaaaatatacacctacatacatatgtatatcaaaagttaaaattataacaagATTATAGTTATAGTTAACATTTTATCATTATAagtatgtaattttaaataatccagttttctaataatttaaaataaatgacaaaatattaaataatttataaaccacCAGCTACAATAATTTAATGTAGTagcatttgttaataaataaattaaaaaaagaattttcataaataatataaattgtttaaattaaaatggaaatggACACTTCTATATGTATGAGCAATAAACCAGAACATGTCCTATATAGAatctacaaaaatgttttaaaaaagtatttatagtGTTTAAGCAAACAGAgttgcaaatattattaatatttgtatgtatgcatataatataaaacgatttaaaataaatatgcgtACCCTAAaccacatttaaaaattaacacatATTTGGGTTGTTTCAAAGtattgcattttaaaatttagttaaattttcactaaaaaacaatattatcaaaaaaataagtaCAAGATACTTtagtattaataataaaaagattttccAAATTACTTATTGTAGAAGTAAATATACAGCAactaaaattcgtttattttaacaaaaaaaaatatacatacatatatatttttggtggtcgatttatttattttattggtcAAAATTTATcacatgtttatatatatttttattgttgtttgtgtatatttgtatatttaaaacacaattaaaCATTATTGGTAATCCAATTAtgcaacaatttatttaacaactgcaataaaataaacaagaacaACAGTAATGTGAACAAGaacactatttaaaattttacacaaacatatacataaaaacCACCCGCAATGACACAACAACTTCACAAATTCATACAaaactttaacaacaaaatgACCGAAGTAGAGCCAATGAATTAATGAATGAGTGAGATTGGAACGGAAAAGGAAACGGACGTAAAAACAGATGTTATTTGTGTTAGTTTAATAGTATgagtgttaaatttaaaacacacaCAGAAACGATTACAAGGACTAAGTATTATTAGTAAAATGTGTGTACaattgtaaaaatgtaaatgtcCTTGCATATATATATGAGTAGTTTTATATGAGAGTTTATTTAGTTGTTGCTAGtagtattattgttgttttattgctgGTATATGTGAGTATGTTAGTTTGTCCGCCTGTGCAGCATAAGTTTTGTACTTTCAATTTTGAGGTCTTaatgaaatcataaaaaacgaaAGAGAATGAGAGAATTCAATTggtattttaaattgattactGTTTGACCACAAAGTTGACATTGTTGCCACAAGTGGCCACACGTGCGTGTACATGCATGATTTTAGTAGATTGCATtgtcattcatttatttgttacCATCTTTTTATCTGGGTGTAGAAATGTATGCGGCACATAcgttattttacaataaaaagcaaatagttttaaaacttttaaactatatttgcacaaaattaaattttatgttacaaTTATGAATACAAGTGGAATTAGAAATAAAGTTTAGGATGTCGCATATAATAAATTTGAGTAACTTAATAAGACacagactagacatagactagacatagactagacatagactagacatagactagacatagactagacatagactagacatagactagacatagactagacatagNNNNNNNNNNNNNNNNNNNNNNNNNNNNNNNNNNNNNNNNNNNNNNNNNNNNNNNNNNNNNNNNNNNNNNNNNNNNNNNNNNNNNNNNNNNNNNNNNNNNGTTAGTCAAGTGAAACGATATTTGAATGTGTTTTCACGATTTTTTCCCACTATTCTTTTCCtaagttttcaaaagaaaacttgcAGCACACTAAACtttgatttattattataaattttatatatatatttgatttattattataaaaaacgtaggcacaaaacttgttaaaattCATGGTCAATAGTGTCAAACGTTGTAAACTACGTTTGTAAATATTGACAGCATTGTCTGACAACATTTTGTTTTCGTACGTATGTATAcgtactttgacaacggatgttattgaaaaattataaacacattAGTGTCAATTCGGTAACTGGCGTGTATAATTTAGAATCGTATTTTTCGATGTGTATAGTATTTATTggtttttaagccattaataactttaacagGTCAGTAGtagtaataaaatgaaatagaaaattattaaatactaaGACATATTGAATTACTTCACTCACTAATTCAACAGCTAGAAATATGTGCTTATCTatcaaaagttatttaaatgtctttgaaattaaatattaattaatttaatatctaTCTAGCCATTATTCATCGTCACTAAAAATTTGTCAATTCATTAACATCGACGTATGCCAGtttgtatattattaatatatttgccGAAAAGCAAACCtgattttaaagcaaatttgataacaaaattaataaaaatataaaaatcatgttAAGCAAACACGTGAATAGTTTATGGCAATAAAAACCCATcaactaaacatttaaaaaatatcttaaaagcaATATTTCAGCAACAACTATGCTTATTGTCAAAAGTAGAACAACATATAAATTTGTGAACAGCTAAAACagaatctttatttttaaatgaaagtaaactttttaaacacactatactttagttttataaatattctatcAAATTAACCATTAatcttgttttaatttgtagaatttaaaagctAGAGTTggtttctttttacaaaaacaaatttatatttttgttaaaattatttcagtAGTTTAATTAGTCAATAACAACAACTCTACGAGGAAGGTTGGAAGTTTTGGTATTttagcaaatataaaaaatacaaaaaatgtttactcttaaattctattgtttaacaatatttatctGTGGCctatattgtttacaaaatgtacAAAGTGATTTACAAATTTCACCAGAAAATATAGAATATGCTGTCGCACGTATTTCGAGTAGAGAAAGAGCAGTGCATTTGAAAAGTCCGCCATATTTTGGACATGCCtccaaatttaatttacaaactcTAATTGAAAGAAAATCCAAAGTAGAACAACAACAGCCACAACATGATGTTGAGGACATGCCACAAACTGCAGCAGATAATCAAGAAATACTTAGTggtaacaaaaataacaagaaactaaatataaaaaattttaacaagaaaatGGAGGCAAATGCACAGTCATCAACTTTAAGCCaacaacatgaaattaaatcaaATGAAGAAGAATTGGAAGAACAGGAACCAACGGAACAGCAGCTGGAAGAAGTAGAGGCAAAACCAATAATACAAAATGGTGTTAATCAACCACATAATCATCAAAATCAGCAACATTTAACAGTCAATCAAGTTGAAGTGAGGCAACAGCTGTTGCCGCCGCCGcatcattttaaattgttaaatgtgGTGAATCATAGAAATAAAAGACAGACTCATGCTGAGAACAgccataataacaataacaatggaaatcaacaacaacaacagcaacagcagaaATACTCCACAATTACCATTCAATATTATCCACAGCAGCAGGAACAAACAGTCGTAGAATACCAGCTGCAAGAACAGCAACCACAACAATATCAATTACAATACTATCAAACAAGTCAGAGTTCCAACCAGcaacaatttcaacaaaatcaCAACAATATTGAACTAATTGTAAATGGAAATAGTTTGTCAACATTTCCACaatcaacaacaaaagtaaCGGCAGCTATGACAATGCCAATCCCTTTGCCAATAGTAACAACATCAACACCGAAACCCTTACCACAATTTACAACTTTAATCAACAGCTCTCCATTATCCCCGTCATTATCTACATCATCAATGGACAATTCTATCAAACCTCTCTTGCCTCTAGAAGTAATGTAAGtttcttttttgtctttttctaaacaaacactaatttgtaagaaaaaattccctttaatttttgttttatttgttcttaATCAATAGTAAAGACGTAAATGCTGACAACACCACTCTACCTCCCCGCACTGTTTGTAGAGTATGTTGTATAACAAATGAGTTTTCCTGCTCAAGCTGCTGTGACGGTACACCTCTATTAAATGCacaaactttaaaaactttggGTGGTTAGTTTGCTTATCTTTTGAGTTGGTTTGCATagtatttttaagatattttatctttatGTATCAAGTAATAATGAGAATTTTGCTCatctgttaaataaaataaatttaatgaatttcaaCTTAATCTCACATTGTTTGCAGTTTCTACTAAGCGGTGATCGCCACcaatagatatagatatagatataataAACATAGGCATAGAAGAAGCCTTAGTTTCTCATATTTTCCACACAATCTCTTTATGATGATCACTGTTTCAAAACAACCATAtacgaaataacaaaaaaaaactaaattttggtttaaatatcCGGTAATCATAAAATCTAGTTTGCTTATAATACAGTAAATTagtttaacataattttgaatttgtcatcctactatttttaaatttgaactaTAGTTCTGGTTCtggaattattaattataaatctattgcaataaactttaaagttttaagttgTTATATGAAACCTGAAAGTATGCTAGTTATTTCAGCTGCTGTAGCTCACAAGCAATAATAACTTAATTGAATTAATGCTTCAGTCGACTTAGGCGACTATCGTTTGGTAGGCATATTAAGCTTTTTGTATAAACTTAATACAATATTAATAACTAAAAGAAACTCTATATAATGTTATATTCACTTTAGtacttaattcatatgggaggtgccacacTCTCTATGCCTAGTCCTGCTATGCTGTTAtccatatgtataaaataataaaaatttaagtttataaaatgaaaattaaaaatgcgaTAATACGCAAGACAAACActttaaaaagatataaataaaaaagaaaaaaataactctAGATTATGTAAAATAAACCCAAGGTCAGTTAATTTGAAACACTTCAGCCATATATCATCGATAATACACTGGCTGAATAATCAtgtatttggaaaatttctatGAAGGCTATACAAACAAgagccaaaaaaaagaaaacaacaaagtcAACAAGTTCAAACAAAGAGCCATAAATCAAGTACAAGAAACAAAAGATACTAAAGCTAAAACTCAGAACAaatttacaaactttaagaGAAAATCAAgaagaaaattcaaatattaaagCAACAACATAAATATAGATTTCTATTGGCAATAACAACAGAAACAAAGTATCAACAGTTTAGTCGGCTGCAAAGAGAAACTTTAACAagaattttaatacaataaaatcaTCAAGTttgtaacagcaacaacagcaaaaaaaaaccaGCAATGTGAAAACATTGACAGCAACAACAGCTAAACAAATGGTGTAAATCAACCACAAAATCGTCAAGATCAACAGCATTGAACAAATTTAGTCTACACGCAGCTTTTAACAGTCAATCAAGCAGGAATAAAACAATTCCAatgacagcagcaacaacaatagcaaaaaacaacattagcaataacaatataaaacaaaagcaacaaaaaaaaaacaggcaaATGCGAAGATAAAGAGACATAGAAAGCAACAGCTGTCACAGCAACTTTTCAAATTGGCAAATGTGGTAAACGATAGAAATGAACGACAAACTGTTAACAGCAACATtgccagcaacaacaactaaaactacAGCAATCAGAAACAATACAATAAGTATTCACATCACCAACGAATCAACCAACCAATTCAACAAACTACCAGCGtcatcagcagcaacaataacaaaactacaacaaatacatattgaaCTAATTGTAAATGGAAATAGTTTGTCAACATTTCCATCATCAACGACAACAATCACTACAACACATCTATACACTCTGAACAGTATAGAGCCAATGATAGTGATAAACAAAATGCGGATGTAGTGATGATGCTGCAGTACAACATTAATAGGAACTAACCATATCATTCACCCACCAAACTCTAGGTTTAAATGAAGTATATCCatattttcatcatcatcagcatctagagttaaaaatatcttttttttaaactctttacAATTTTAATGTGTGTTGAGTATTTTGCTCACAAGTATGCAATTTTCCTACTCGTTAAAAAGTTGTTGTTCCTTGGATGTAGGTAGATAAAGAAATAGAAGTAATTTTAAATGCGCTGAAACATTACCAGAATTGGTCATTGAGTCAGCATGATGATGAGCACTAAATTGTTGCATTCGAAATGATGTTGGTCGGACGGTTTTAAATGATGTTAGTTTTTTTccgttaaaatagtttttaaaatgataGACGAGAAGTgatatgtgtatgtgtgcgtGCTTTTACTACAGGAGGAgagtattataaattttttaaaaacattgtaattaggtttaaaatgttattgtacttttttgtgacttgtccatagactattccAAGTCCTTTGAGTAGTACATCGAATAGTTCCTAAGCTAAATGTTTGACTAGTTCTTAGTTGTAAAACTAGTCCTTATACTAAACTTGTCTCAGACTAGTCCCAGGACATGTTATAAGACTTGTCCTTTCAAGTCATTATATTTGTTTTCAGACTAATTCTCTGACAAGTCTTTGCATTAGTTCTCAGACAACTTTTTAGACTCTACCTTTTGACAAGATACTTGAATTATCCTTCGACTAGCTCATCAACTAGTTCCTAGATCACTTGTTAGACTAGTCCTTAGATTAGACCTTATACTTGTTCTAAGACTAATCCTTAGTCTAGTTCCTACCAGATGTTAGACTAGtatgaagtttattttttaggTAAGTTATTAGATTAATTCTGAGACAAGTCCTTACATTTGTACTTAGACAAGTTTTCAGACCCACACTGcttagaaaaaaatcattatgccagtcttaaaacaattatttagagATGTCCTTACATAAGACATTAAATAAGTCCTTAAAGTAGGAAATAGAACAGTCTTTAAGTAATTTATCAAACCAGTCCTTCTAGTagttcttacttttttattagagCAAAGACTTTTATTTTTACTGTATAGTATAtagattaattaataaataaaggaACAAGTAATCTGATACAATTGATcttaaaaagtactatttgaataaaaagttggtactatttagttattttaaatctCCATCCATAATTACAATCCTTCACagaacaaataacaataaactcTACAATAGATTATTTCTGTTGGATAAAATAACTGCATCCTGTGGTAAAGCGCAGGAGTGAGATCTCCGTTAATCACTTAGAGACACAAAAGTAATGAATGATTTAATTTCTATACAACAAtcgaaataaattattataaattttacaaatcctATTATTCagttcatcaaaattttaattccttACTCAATTTCACTACCTTTGCAAGTTAAATTTTCTCTACAATCTTTACACATTTCTATAAACCGTAAGTGTGTCTaaattttttctacataaaagaGTCATTCATACCAACAAAAATGGCAACTAATAAACATCATCATATGGAGCACGTAATTAAACGCGTGATGcataaaaatgtgaaataagaaatatgtgttttcccaaaaaaaaaaaaatagagatCAGCATGAAGCAAAAAATTCAACATTTGTTTTTGCCGTATACAAAATGCACAatcatttacaaacatttaactAGGTAAGTCATATAAAGGTCATATAGGTCAAAGGAATACTAACAAAAATTAaccaacacaaacacacactcatacacacaaataaatatcaacattgtaatttttgttttgttgctagaaaaaattacatataacaACGACTAAGCAAGCAGCAAATggtaaccaaaaaaaatataaacctaaaattttattacaactttGTATGTATGCTAAAAGTAGAGAGTAATAGAAAGGACATTAACTTTGCGCTAAGTTGAAAaccacatttttattataaggaTAATTAATAGTAGATTTCCACAAacgtacacacacacacaaacccATTAACTTGTTTAGTCCTAGTACGAATGCAAACACTCATACACACATTTTTACAACCACAATATATTAAACTCATAGAAGAAGTCATACATATGCATGAGTTTTAAGTTGATGCTGATATAGTTGTTAAAGTGAGGAGCAAAAATGGGAAGATTTCGTCTGTATGAACAGACTAAATAgtcttatatagaaaactattgtTTGTACGAACACAGTTTTCTACAAATAACTTTAGGcttaaaaacagttttctataaaacactTTAGTCACAAGCGaacacaattttcaatagaaaactttagtTTGTGTGAAcatagttttatatagaaatatttattctGTGTGcatacagttttctatagaaatcttatGTCTGtgttaacaaagttttttaggGAAATATTAGGTTGTGTGAACATAGCTAAAGATTTCTATGGATATATAAAGTCTGAGGgaacacatttttatataaaaaactttagtcTGTGTG
This genomic window contains:
- the LOC111690841 gene encoding putative cyclin-dependent serine/threonine-protein kinase DDB_G0272797/DDB_G0274007 — translated: MFTLKFYCLTIFICGLYCLQNVQSDLQISPENIEYAVARISSRERAVHLKSPPYFGHASKFNLQTLIERKSKVEQQQPQHDVEDMPQTAADNQEILSGNKNNKKLNIKNFNKKMEANAQSSTLSQQHEIKSNEEELEEQEPTEQQLEEVEAKPIIQNGVNQPHNHQNQQHLTVNQVEVRQQLLPPPHHFKLLNVVNHRNKRQTHAENSHNNNNNGNQQQQQQQQKYSTITIQYYPQQQEQTVVEYQLQEQQPQQYQLQYYQTSQSSNQQQFQQNHNNIELIVNGNSLSTFPQSTTKVTAAMTMPIPLPIVTTSTPKPLPQFTTLINSSPLSPSLSTSSMDNSIKPLLPLEVIKDVNADNTTLPPRTVCRVCCITNEFSCSSCCDGTPLLNAQTLKTLGG